The Thermococcus peptonophilus genomic sequence GATGAGCGCCGCTATCCCAAGGATGATTATGACCTCAAAGAGGCTGGTGCTCGCGACGGGTATGGCTATCTTCCAGTTCCTGTAGTGGAAGTAAACGATGAGGAGGACCGCCACCAGTGCGGCGAGGCCTGCGTAGAGGGCCTGGTTCTTAAAGTCCTGTCCGAGCTTTGGAGAGATGAACTCCATGCTGATGACCCTGAGCTTGACCGGGAGGGAGCCGCTCTTGAGCACGGTGTACACTGTCTTTGCCTCCCTCTCGGCTTTGACCCTGTTGGCCGCGTGTCCAGTTATCTGAACATCGGTCTGGGGAACGCCGTTGGCCAGCCCTTCACCAAGTGAATACGGGCCGTAGAGCCCTAGTATCTCCTTGACGAAGGTTGTGGTATCAGTACCGGCTTCGCTCTGGATGTACTTGACGCTCACGTTCATCGCCTTCAGCTGGTCGTAGAGCTCCCTTGGAACTCCTGCGAGGACGATGGTTTTGCCGTTTGCTATCTCCTTGAGTTCCCTGGCGCTCTGGTTGGTGTACATTACGGTTGTTATGTTCAAGGCCTTCTTTATCCTGAGAGCCAAAGGTGGTGCATCGGGCGCGCCCGCGTTAAAGGCCGTTCCGTTCATCGTGATGAACACATCCTGGGGGACAACGAGGAGAGAATTAACCGGGGGATCAAGGAACATGTCAACTGGCCATCCTGCCTTCCCCTTGGCCAGCTCGGCGAACTTCTCGGCGGCGCTCTTCGATATCCTGAACGGAACCGCCCAGCTGTTGTCGGGTTTTATCTCATAGGGGCCGACGTAGGTGATGTCCTTCCCTGTTCCAAAGACAACACCGTTGAACTCCATGAAGAAAACACCCTGGCTCTCAATAACCTGTTTAAGCTGGTTTGCCTCTTCTGTTGAGCTTACGTTTGCAACCTTAACGACGACTATGCTGTTGCCCTGACCCTCAACCGAAATGTCCCTCAGGCCAAAGGTGTTGAGCCTCTTCTGGAGGGAATCTACGACGAGCTCCATTGTCTTTGAGTCAACGGGCTCCTCAGTCTGCGCGATGAGCGCGACACCGCCCGAAATGTCTATTCCGAATGTGAGCCCCCTTGCATAGAGTGAGCCAATCGAACCTATGAGGAAGAGGATTAGCAGAAGGACTTTCCAGTTCAGGAGTATCCTCTTGAGCTTCCTGTTCATAGTTCAACCCCCCTCGAGAGGTACCAGCGGAGAACACCGGCGTTGAAAATCCATGTGTTCATAAAATCCGCAAGCAGACCGAATATCAGGACTGCCGCTATGTTGTCCAGGACCGGTGAGGTTGATATTATCCACAGCATTAAGAGTGCGCCGAGGGTTGTTGTGCTCATTGTAAAACCGGTTGAAACCGCGCTCAGGTAGGCCTCTTCGATGGTGTCCTCCTTCCTCTTCGTGAGCTTCGTGGTTAGGAGGATGTTGCTGTCAACGGTGTAACCTATGAGCATCAGGAGGGCCGCGATTGTTGCGGTCGTCAGCTGGATTCTAAATATCCCCATAACGGCAACGGCTATGGTCATGTCGGAGAGTGCGGAGAATATTATTGCCAGAGATGACACTGGATTCCTGAAGAACAGGAACACAACAACCGCCATTGCAATGAACGCAAAGATGATTGCCCTCATACCCTGCTTCTTTGCCATCTCACCGAAGGTTGGCTGGACCTCGCTGTGGGTGAAGTCTGCGTTTGGGTACTTCTCCTTGAGGATGTCTATTATTTTTTGAGGATCGGTTCCTGCCGGAGCGTAGACCCTTATTCCCTTTGATCCGCTAACACTGGTGAAGCTTTCAACGTGGACTTCGAGGCCAAGTTTGCCACTCAGCTCCTTCTCCAGCTGGTCGGGATTTGCGCTGATACCCTCTCCAGTTACCACCACACCGCCCTTGAGGTCTATTCCAAGGGGCGGAAAGTGCACTGCCAGCAGGAGAAGTGCCACTATGAAAACAACAAGCGGGTAGGTTATCATTTTCTTGGGCTCCATTTCAGCGAGAAACCTCAGCTTTTCCCTGCTTTTTGCCCGAACTTCGGCGGTTTGCCCGGGCTTTTGAGTTTTACCCTTGGCCATACGTTCACCCCTGAAAGTTTTGATTCGGCAACTTGTTGGTTAATAAAAACCCCGACGGTTTTAAAATTAGTGGTGGTTTTTGTGGATTCACTTTTTGGTGTTTGTTTTTTGGGTTCGGGCCGTTGTGGTAGACTTTGTGCCCAATTGGGCTAAAAATTGCAGTTATAATCAAAAACATCCAGAAAAAGCCGGTTTAAATCGATAGAAAACGGTAAATGTCTGCTCAGTCCAGAATCGGCCCGTTACTTTCCCTTCTATTCTGGGATTAACTTTAAAAAGGGTGCCAACAACCAAAGGTTCAGGTGAGAGCCATGGCCGAGATAGAGACGATAGGTTTTCACTACGTTGTTGAGGCAGCTGGTTGCGATCCTGAGGTTCTCGGTAACGCTGACAGGATAAGACAGATATTCCTCGAGGCGGCCAAAGTGGGCAATATGGAGGTCAAGGCAAGCTACTTCTTCAAGTTCTCTCCGACCGGGGTCAGCGGCGTCGTCATAGTCGCTGAGAGCCACATCTCAGTCCACACCTGGCCGGAGAAGGGCTATGCCGCTCTTGACGTCTACACCTGCGGCACCAAGGCCAACCCGGAGAAGGCCGTTGACTACATCCTCGAGCAGTTTAAGGCCAAGTACGCTCACGTCTCGGAGATAAAGCGCGGCATCGAGGAGGACGACGAGACCTTCACCCACATGATAATGACTTGGGAAGAAGCCTTAAGAAAGAACGGAAACGGAAGCGGCTAAGAAGTTCAGAGCAGCTTTTCTATTTCCTTCACCCTCTCCAGAGCGTCGCTTAAGACCTTCCTGACGTTTTCAAGCTTTGCCTTGAGCTGGTGGTTCTCCTCCTCGAGGGCCCTGACCTTCTCTTCAAGCTCCTTCACTCTGGCCTCAAGCTCCTCCTTCTCCTTCTTGAGCTTCTCATACTCCTCCATCGCAACGAGCTGGCCGCCCTTGGCAAGGACCTCAACGTTCTTTACGAGCTCGTCGAGCTTGCCCTGCTTGATGAGTTCGTAGGTCTCCCTGACGAGCTGTCCTGCTTTTGTCTCGCCCTTGAGGTGCTTCCTTATTGTCTGCTCCGTCCTGCCGAGCTCTTCAGCGATTTCACTGACGGTCATACCAGCCTTCTCCCTGGCTATAGCCCCAGCTGCCACCGCAAGGCTGTCAACCCAGGTGAGTCTCTCCGCTGGATCTTTGATCAGTTCTATGACCTCGGGCCTGAATAGCGTCGCGAACAGGAGTACGCTCTCAAGCCTGTGTATCTCCTCCCTCCCAATCGGGTTCAGCGGAACCTCCACCATTACCCATCACCTCCTTTCAGTTTTTCACTCAAGTTCGATGACGGCCTTCCTCTTGAGGATCTTGTCAGGATAGACAATTATTCCCTTATCGGTGATGTCGAACGGGTGCCTCCTCATGCTGTGGCTCGTTCCGCGCATCTTCCAGACAATGAGAGAGCGCTTCAGCTCGCCGTCGATCTCATCGAGGTCAAGGCGGATTATGCCGTCAACGCCGTGCTCGACACCGGGACCACCGAAACCGCGCTCACCAACGCTT encodes the following:
- a CDS encoding protein translocase subunit SecF; this translates as MAKGKTQKPGQTAEVRAKSREKLRFLAEMEPKKMITYPLVVFIVALLLLAVHFPPLGIDLKGGVVVTGEGISANPDQLEKELSGKLGLEVHVESFTSVSGSKGIRVYAPAGTDPQKIIDILKEKYPNADFTHSEVQPTFGEMAKKQGMRAIIFAFIAMAVVVFLFFRNPVSSLAIIFSALSDMTIAVAVMGIFRIQLTTATIAALLMLIGYTVDSNILLTTKLTKRKEDTIEEAYLSAVSTGFTMSTTTLGALLMLWIISTSPVLDNIAAVLIFGLLADFMNTWIFNAGVLRWYLSRGVEL
- the speD gene encoding adenosylmethionine decarboxylase; the protein is METIGFHYVVEAAGCDPEVLGNADRIRQIFLEAAKVGNMEVKASYFFKFSPTGVSGVVIVAESHISVHTWPEKGYAALDVYTCGTKANPEKAVDYILEQFKAKYAHVSEIKRGIEEDDETFTHMIMTWEEALRKNGNGSG
- a CDS encoding preprotein translocase subunit SecD; the protein is MNRKLKRILLNWKVLLLILFLIGSIGSLYARGLTFGIDISGGVALIAQTEEPVDSKTMELVVDSLQKRLNTFGLRDISVEGQGNSIVVVKVANVSSTEEANQLKQVIESQGVFFMEFNGVVFGTGKDITYVGPYEIKPDNSWAVPFRISKSAAEKFAELAKGKAGWPVDMFLDPPVNSLLVVPQDVFITMNGTAFNAGAPDAPPLALRIKKALNITTVMYTNQSARELKEIANGKTIVLAGVPRELYDQLKAMNVSVKYIQSEAGTDTTTFVKEILGLYGPYSLGEGLANGVPQTDVQITGHAANRVKAEREAKTVYTVLKSGSLPVKLRVISMEFISPKLGQDFKNQALYAGLAALVAVLLIVYFHYRNWKIAIPVASTSLFEVIIILGIAALIKWNLDLPSIAGIIAAIGTGVDQQVVITDELLGGERSARITRRAGALKRIGRAFFIIFASAATTIAAMSFLLVYFVGTLKGFAVTTIIGVLIGIFVTRPAYAEVARYLIGEE